In the genome of Meles meles chromosome 4, mMelMel3.1 paternal haplotype, whole genome shotgun sequence, one region contains:
- the MBNL1 gene encoding muscleblind-like protein 1 isoform X7, with protein MLGRCSRENCKYLHPPPHLKTQLEINGRNNLIQQKNMAMLAQQMQLANAMMPGAPLQPVPMFSVAPSLATNASAAFNPYLGPVSPSLVPAEILPTAPMLVTGNPGVPVPAAAAAAAQKLMRTDRLEVCREYQRGNCNRGENDCRFAHPADSTMIDTNDNTVTVCMDYIKGRCSREKCKYFHPPAHLQAKIKAAQYQVNQAAAAQAAATAAAMTQSAVKSLKRPLEATFDLGIPQAVLPPLPKRPALEKTNGATAVFNTGIFQYQQALANMQLQQHTAFLPPGSILCMTPATSVVPMVHGATPATVSAATTSATSVPFAATATANQIPIISAEHLTSHKYVTQM; from the exons GGTCGTTGCTCCAGGGAGAACTGCAAATATCTTCATCCACCCCCACACTTAAAAACTCAATTGGAGATAAATGGGCGCAATAACTTGATTCAGCAGAAGAACATGGCCATGTTGGCCCAGCAAATGCAACTAGCCAATGCCATGATGCCCGGTGCCCCATTACAACCCGTG ccAATGTTTTCAGTTGCACCAAGCTTAGCCACCAATGCATCAGCAGCCTTTAATCCCTACCTGGGACCTGTGTCCCCAAGCCTGGTTCCAGCAGAGATCTTGCCGACCGCACCAATGTTGGTGACAGGGAATCCTGGGGTCCCTGTACCTGCGGCTGCTGCAGCTGCCGCACAGAAATTAATGCGGACAGACAGACTTGAG GTATGTCGAGAGTACCAGCGAGGCAATTGCAACAGAGGAGAAAACGATTGTCGGTTTGCTCATCCTGCTGACAGCACAATGATTGACACCAATGACAACACAGTCACCGTGTGTATGGATTACATCAAAGGGAGATGCTCCCGGGAAAAGTGCAAATACTTTCATCCTCCCGCACATCTGCAAGCCAAGATCAAGGCTGCCCAATACCAGGTCAACCAGGCTGCAGCGGCTCAGGCTGCAGCCACCGCAGCTGCCATG ACTCAGTCGGCTGTCAAATCACTGAAGCGACCCCTCGAGGCAACCTTTGACCTG GGAATTCCTCAAGCTGTACTTCCCCCATTACCAAAGAGGCCTGCTCTTGAAAAAACCAACGGTGCCACCGCAGTCTTTAACACTGGTATTTTCCAGTACCAACAGGCTCTAGCCAACATGCAGTTGCAACAACATACAGCATTTCTCCCACCAG GCTCAATATTGTGCATGACACCCGCTACAAGTGTTG TTCCCATGGTGCACGGTGCTACGCCAGCCACTGTGTCCGCAGCAACAACATCTGCCACAAGTGTTCCCTTCGCTGCAACAGCCACAGCCAACCAG
- the MBNL1 gene encoding muscleblind-like protein 1 isoform X8, which produces MAMLAQQMQLANAMMPGAPLQPVPMFSVAPSLATNASAAFNPYLGPVSPSLVPAEILPTAPMLVTGNPGVPVPAAAAAAAQKLMRTDRLEVCREYQRGNCNRGENDCRFAHPADSTMIDTNDNTVTVCMDYIKGRCSREKCKYFHPPAHLQAKIKAAQYQVNQAAAAQAAATAAAMTQSAVKSLKRPLEATFDLGIPQAVLPPLPKRPALEKTNGATAVFNTGIFQYQQALANMQLQQHTAFLPPGSILCMTPATSVVPMVHGATPATVSAATTSATSVPFAATATANQIPIISAEHLTSHKYVTQM; this is translated from the exons ATGGCCATGTTGGCCCAGCAAATGCAACTAGCCAATGCCATGATGCCCGGTGCCCCATTACAACCCGTG ccAATGTTTTCAGTTGCACCAAGCTTAGCCACCAATGCATCAGCAGCCTTTAATCCCTACCTGGGACCTGTGTCCCCAAGCCTGGTTCCAGCAGAGATCTTGCCGACCGCACCAATGTTGGTGACAGGGAATCCTGGGGTCCCTGTACCTGCGGCTGCTGCAGCTGCCGCACAGAAATTAATGCGGACAGACAGACTTGAG GTATGTCGAGAGTACCAGCGAGGCAATTGCAACAGAGGAGAAAACGATTGTCGGTTTGCTCATCCTGCTGACAGCACAATGATTGACACCAATGACAACACAGTCACCGTGTGTATGGATTACATCAAAGGGAGATGCTCCCGGGAAAAGTGCAAATACTTTCATCCTCCCGCACATCTGCAAGCCAAGATCAAGGCTGCCCAATACCAGGTCAACCAGGCTGCAGCGGCTCAGGCTGCAGCCACCGCAGCTGCCATG ACTCAGTCGGCTGTCAAATCACTGAAGCGACCCCTCGAGGCAACCTTTGACCTG GGAATTCCTCAAGCTGTACTTCCCCCATTACCAAAGAGGCCTGCTCTTGAAAAAACCAACGGTGCCACCGCAGTCTTTAACACTGGTATTTTCCAGTACCAACAGGCTCTAGCCAACATGCAGTTGCAACAACATACAGCATTTCTCCCACCAG GCTCAATATTGTGCATGACACCCGCTACAAGTGTTG TTCCCATGGTGCACGGTGCTACGCCAGCCACTGTGTCCGCAGCAACAACATCTGCCACAAGTGTTCCCTTCGCTGCAACAGCCACAGCCAACCAG